A genomic region of Geothrix edaphica contains the following coding sequences:
- a CDS encoding diaminopimelate decarboxylase family protein, whose translation MTALFAFDDATCQRLAEAHGTPCFAYSGAVATAGFRALRAVLPSRVRIAYAVKANPHADLLRCFAGLGASFDCASIGELERVEALGLPAGRTFFAGPGKRASELQKALSMGVRVQAEGFEDLARLDALATRETAVNLRVHPAFDIDEGNRIIGGSGPSAFGVDEEAVPALLEKAARLAHVRIKGLHVFAASNQRDAAKLRAIHGAVLDLAKRLHEAHGLAFEQIDLGGGLGVPYAPDEAPLDLAAFGQNLSDLLARHAWFEGELILEPGRFLAGPCGVYLARVVRLKESRGTRFAILEGGINHLIRPLLTGEPFPAKAVGRAGEAVPHTLAGPLCTSLDRLGEVRLPALTAGDLLAFGTTGAYGLNEGMTHFLSHPVPPEVWVD comes from the coding sequence ATGACCGCTCTCTTCGCCTTCGACGACGCCACCTGCCAGCGACTGGCGGAGGCCCACGGCACGCCCTGCTTCGCCTATTCAGGGGCGGTGGCGACGGCGGGGTTCAGGGCGCTCCGGGCGGTGCTGCCTTCGCGGGTGCGGATCGCCTACGCCGTGAAGGCCAACCCGCACGCAGACCTGTTGCGGTGCTTCGCCGGTCTGGGCGCCAGCTTCGACTGCGCCTCCATCGGGGAGCTGGAGCGGGTGGAGGCCCTGGGCCTGCCGGCGGGCCGCACCTTCTTTGCCGGGCCCGGCAAGCGGGCCTCCGAGCTGCAGAAGGCCCTGTCCATGGGCGTCCGCGTGCAGGCGGAGGGCTTCGAGGACCTGGCCCGCCTCGACGCTCTGGCCACCCGGGAAACTGCCGTGAACCTGCGGGTGCACCCCGCCTTCGACATCGACGAGGGCAACCGCATCATCGGCGGCAGCGGGCCCTCGGCCTTCGGCGTGGACGAGGAGGCGGTGCCGGCCCTGCTGGAGAAGGCCGCGAGGCTGGCGCACGTGCGCATCAAGGGCCTGCACGTCTTCGCTGCCAGCAACCAGCGCGATGCCGCCAAGCTGCGGGCCATCCACGGCGCTGTGCTGGATCTGGCGAAGCGCCTGCACGAGGCCCATGGCCTCGCCTTCGAGCAGATCGACCTGGGCGGTGGCCTGGGCGTGCCTTACGCCCCGGATGAAGCGCCTCTGGACCTGGCGGCCTTTGGACAGAACTTGTCGGACCTGCTGGCGCGGCACGCCTGGTTCGAGGGCGAGCTGATCCTGGAGCCGGGCCGCTTCCTCGCGGGCCCGTGCGGGGTCTACCTGGCCCGGGTGGTGCGCCTCAAGGAGAGCCGCGGCACCCGCTTCGCCATCCTGGAAGGCGGCATCAACCACCTCATCCGCCCCCTCCTCACGGGCGAGCCCTTCCCGGCGAAGGCCGTGGGCAGGGCCGGTGAGGCGGTCCCCCACACGCTCGCCGGGCCCCTCTGCACGAGCCTGGATCGCCTGGGCGAGGTGCGCCTGCCGGCGCTGACCGCGGGCGACCTGCTCGCCTTCGGCACCACGGGCGCCTACGGCCTGAACGAGGGGATGACCCACTTCCTGAGCCACCCCGTGCCGCCCGAGGTGTGGGTGGACTGA
- a CDS encoding DinB family protein: MPRSLHHLIESLDSQRGALLDGLEALDLTALQAKPRPGAWSILEILEHVVVAESVILLGLPSRAELVVQPRGLEHRLKYFLVLLVLKLRIPVRVPSRRMLPTGQRSLAELRATWDGHVRWLRAFAEEAKEDSHGQAFFTHPVAGPITLAQALRMDLLHLGIHRRQIANLRPQLLRPKA; encoded by the coding sequence ATGCCCCGTTCCCTGCATCACCTGATCGAATCTCTGGACAGCCAGAGGGGGGCGCTGCTGGACGGGCTGGAGGCGCTCGACCTCACGGCACTCCAGGCCAAGCCGCGGCCCGGGGCCTGGTCGATCCTGGAGATTCTGGAGCATGTGGTGGTGGCCGAGTCGGTCATCCTGCTGGGGCTCCCCTCAAGGGCGGAACTGGTGGTGCAGCCGCGCGGCCTGGAGCACCGCCTCAAATACTTCCTGGTCCTGCTGGTCCTGAAGTTGCGGATCCCCGTGCGGGTGCCCTCCCGGCGGATGCTGCCGACGGGCCAGCGGTCCCTGGCCGAGCTGCGGGCTACCTGGGACGGGCATGTGCGCTGGCTGCGCGCGTTTGCGGAAGAGGCCAAGGAGGACTCCCACGGCCAGGCCTTCTTCACCCATCCCGTGGCGGGGCCCATCACCTTGGCGCAGGCGCTGCGGATGGACCTGCTCCACCTCGGGATCCACCGCAGGCAGATTGCAAACCTCCGTCCGCAGCTCCTGCGTCCGAAGGCCTGA